One Stratiformator vulcanicus genomic window, ATTGAACGCGGCATTCGCACGCTGCAGGGGCCGGAAATCGCAGCGGTCGAGCAGTTTAAAGACGGCCCGCAATCGGGCCGGCGAGATGACGATGTCGTCAACTATGCGATGCTGCTGTTAAGTCTGCAGGACGTCGGACGTCGCGTGTCAACGCACGTCCGGCTCGATACGCTCATCCCTACAATCATTACTACGACTCGGGCAACTCTGCGCTGCCGGGCCGCTTCAATTTATTTATACGACGAATCCGATCGCTCACTTCGCAACGTCTTCGAACCCCGTTACCGCGACCGACATCTTTACGTGCCAAAGGTTGATTCCGGAGCCGGGAAGTGGGTCTTGGACAACCGCCGTCCACTCACGCCTGAAGAAGCCGCGACCGACACAGAGCTGGCGAAGCAACTGGGTAATGAACGCCTGCCCGACGGCATCGCTCCATTAAGTGTCGGCGGGACCTTGCTCGGTCTTTTAATCGTTGAAGGTTGCGAGCGGAACACGCCGATGTTCCGCAAATTACTTCATATCATCGCCAGTTTTGCAGCGCTCGCCCTCAAGAACGCGCAATTGTTTGAGCGAATCGAAGAATCAGCGCGCCACGACCCGTTGACCGGAATTCTGAATCGAGGCGCAATTGAAATCGCTCTCGTCGATCTCGTCGAACAGTCACGACGAACGGCGCGACCGTTTGGAATCATCCTCGCTGACATCGATCATTTCAAAAAGTTTAATGACACATACGGCCATCAGGCTGGTGATCATGTGCTGATTGAGGTCGGCCGTGTATGGAAGGAAGTCGCCGGGCCGGATTGTCATGTCGGCCGATTCGGCGGCGAGGAATTCATCGCCCTCATTCCCGATTCCGACACCGACCAGACGGAACAATTAGCGGAAGATTTAAGACTGACGATTGGCGATCACGTTATTCGGCACGAAACCGACATCTTGCAGGTGACGGCTAGTTTCGGGGTTACCTCGTTCAACCCGGGAAATCAGCCGGCAGGGCCTGCGATCCGCGACCTGATCGGCCGCTCAGACCGTGCCCTGTATCGGGCGAAGGATCGCGGCCGGAACTGCGTCGAAGTCGCACGCGAGCTGGATTCTTCCAAGAACCGAACCAGCAACGAGCAGGAGGGCCGGAAATGAGTCTGACCAGTGAACTGTTCGGCGACGTTCTCGTCGCACACACACCCGACGAATTAAATGAAGACACATCCGGCCCGTTTCACGCCGAATTGATCGACGCGGCCGACCGAGGACGGAAGAAATTCGTTCTACAAATGGACCGCACCGAGGCGTATGACAGCGCCGGTCTGACGGCTCTATTGGATTTACAAGACGAAGTTCGTGAAGCCGGTGCCATTCTCAAGATCAGCGGCCTCGATGAACCCGGCAACACCATCTTCAAGCTGACCCGACTTGATCGCCGCTTCGATATCTTCGACTCCGTAATTGATGCCGTTCAAAGTTTTCGCTGACGAGAAGAAGCCGAAGGATGAGCAAGACGAGGCCGGACCAACACGGATTGTCCTTCCTGCCGAATACGACCACAGAGTTTTCCCCGACTCAACTTAAAAACAACATTTCATAATGTCACTTCTGTCTGCAAAACCTCGACTGGGCGATCAGTTGATCGACCGCGGCTTCCTGACTCAGGAAGAGCTCGAAGCCGCGCTCTCGGAGCAGTCGGCTTCGAACGGATCGAAGCTGCTCGGCGAAGTCCTGGTTCAGCAGGAATATATTTCCGAAGAGCAATTGCTGGAAGTCCTCTCCGAGGACATCGGCGTGCCGTTCGTGCGGCTCGACAACCGAATGTTCGACCCGAAGATCTTCGGGCTGATCCCGAGAGAATTCGTCGAAAAACATACGGTTCTGCCGCTGTTCAAGGTGCGGGATACGTTGACCGTCGCGGTGCCCGAGCCGTCCGACGTGTTCTTAATCGATCAGATCAAGTCGACGGCAAGATGTGAGGTGCAGGTCGTTGCAGCCACGGCGAAAGAGATTCGCCGGATGGTGCAGACCTATATGCCGAACACACAAGTGTTCGTCATTGATGACATCATCGACGATGCCCGCGGCGACGCCGTCGAACTCATTCAGGAGCAAATCGACGATATTGCCGCCGACGCGGATATCGCCGGCCAAAGCCCGATCATTCGGCTCGTCAACTACATTGTCTATAATGCCGTGCGGCAAGGCGCGAGCGATATTCATATCGAGCCGAACGATCGGCAGCTCCGCGTCCGTTACCGTGTCGACGGCGCCCTGCATCAAGCGTTGGAGCCGCCGGTTCACCTCGCCCCGGCTGTGGCGAGCCGCATTAAGATTATGGCCGGGCTCGATATCAGCGAGCGTCGGCTTCCGCAGGACGGCCGCGTCCACGTGATGATGGACGGGCGGACGCTCGACTTGCGTGTCAGTATCCTGCCGATGCCCGCAGGCGAGAAAGTCGTCATCCGGATTCTTGATAACTCGAGCATCCGAGTCGCACTTGCCGAATTGGGCTTCAGCTCAGAAGTATTGGAAAGTCTTGAACAGCAAATCACCCGGCCAAACGGAATTGCGCTCGTTACCGGACCAACGGGCAGTGGTAAGAGTACCACGCTCTACGCGGTCTTAAATGAAATCGCATCGCCGGAACAAAACGTGTGTACGGTCGAGGACCCGGTGGAGTACCGGCTCGATACCGTCAATCAGTTTCAAGCGAATGAACGCATCGGCCTGACGTTCCCTACAATCTTAAGAAGTCTCTTACGACAGGATCCCGACATCTTGATGGTCGGTGAGATCCGTGATGAAGAGACCGCTCGTGTCGCCGTGCAAGCGGCGATGACCGGCCACCTCGTTCTCAGTACGTTACATACGAACGACGCCGTCGGAACCGTTTCCCGTTTAATTGATATGGGGATTGAAGGTTATCTCGTCGCTGCCTCGCTCAACATGGTGCTCGCTCAGCGACTTTGCCGACGAGTCTGTCCGAAGTGCCGGATGGAGTATAAGCCCGAAAAGCACATGCGAAACGCCGTTGATGCAATGGGTTTCGAAATCGAGAAGTTCTACAAGGGGCGTGGGTGCAAAAAATGCCGACAAACTGGTTACTCAGGACGAATCGCGATTCATGAGTTGCTGGTCGTCGATGAGGGGCTCGCCGATCTCATTTCGGACAATCCGTCGATTCACACGCTGCGTGAGTACGTGCGGGACAGTGGCATGGTCCCCCTTCGCTACGACGGCTTTCGCAAAGTTCGTGAAGGCATCACGACGGTCGAGCAAATTCTTAAGGTGACCAGCGAAGGCTGGACGCCTCGCAAGCCGTCCATTGCGAATCCGGCCGGGGAGTGAAGCAATGCAGGAAAAGTTGAACACCATTTTAAATGCGGCAGTGGAAGCAGGGGCATCTGACGTCTTACTGGCGAGCGGTGTGCCGCCGATCTTTCGAGTTTCGGGCACGTTACGTCATTCGGAGTTCCCGCGGCTCGACGAGTCTACAGTCGGCGAGTTGTGTCGGTCCGCGCTTACCTCCGAGCAGCAGCGACAACTCGAAGAACATCGGGATGTCGACTTCGGATATGAAATTGAAGGCGGAGGCCGTTTTCG contains:
- a CDS encoding sensor domain-containing diguanylate cyclase, with the translated sequence MTVSDSHYQDGSLLLFTGLASVLVIAAVLLGTQLGWTPGAATVCMLATPVAVAAANRPHRHALIAALIASVGVCVEAALSTAPDSGTPTWYLPLAGSVMLTGMAFFVGRARDQAVQEIVRVRSMNATYLEDLVEIERGIRTLQGPEIAAVEQFKDGPQSGRRDDDVVNYAMLLLSLQDVGRRVSTHVRLDTLIPTIITTTRATLRCRAASIYLYDESDRSLRNVFEPRYRDRHLYVPKVDSGAGKWVLDNRRPLTPEEAATDTELAKQLGNERLPDGIAPLSVGGTLLGLLIVEGCERNTPMFRKLLHIIASFAALALKNAQLFERIEESARHDPLTGILNRGAIEIALVDLVEQSRRTARPFGIILADIDHFKKFNDTYGHQAGDHVLIEVGRVWKEVAGPDCHVGRFGGEEFIALIPDSDTDQTEQLAEDLRLTIGDHVIRHETDILQVTASFGVTSFNPGNQPAGPAIRDLIGRSDRALYRAKDRGRNCVEVARELDSSKNRTSNEQEGRK
- a CDS encoding STAS domain-containing protein; this translates as MSLTSELFGDVLVAHTPDELNEDTSGPFHAELIDAADRGRKKFVLQMDRTEAYDSAGLTALLDLQDEVREAGAILKISGLDEPGNTIFKLTRLDRRFDIFDSVIDAVQSFR
- a CDS encoding GspE/PulE family protein translates to MSLLSAKPRLGDQLIDRGFLTQEELEAALSEQSASNGSKLLGEVLVQQEYISEEQLLEVLSEDIGVPFVRLDNRMFDPKIFGLIPREFVEKHTVLPLFKVRDTLTVAVPEPSDVFLIDQIKSTARCEVQVVAATAKEIRRMVQTYMPNTQVFVIDDIIDDARGDAVELIQEQIDDIAADADIAGQSPIIRLVNYIVYNAVRQGASDIHIEPNDRQLRVRYRVDGALHQALEPPVHLAPAVASRIKIMAGLDISERRLPQDGRVHVMMDGRTLDLRVSILPMPAGEKVVIRILDNSSIRVALAELGFSSEVLESLEQQITRPNGIALVTGPTGSGKSTTLYAVLNEIASPEQNVCTVEDPVEYRLDTVNQFQANERIGLTFPTILRSLLRQDPDILMVGEIRDEETARVAVQAAMTGHLVLSTLHTNDAVGTVSRLIDMGIEGYLVAASLNMVLAQRLCRRVCPKCRMEYKPEKHMRNAVDAMGFEIEKFYKGRGCKKCRQTGYSGRIAIHELLVVDEGLADLISDNPSIHTLREYVRDSGMVPLRYDGFRKVREGITTVEQILKVTSEGWTPRKPSIANPAGE